The following are encoded together in the Ictalurus punctatus breed USDA103 chromosome 1, Coco_2.0, whole genome shotgun sequence genome:
- the oscp1b gene encoding protein OSCP1 isoform X2, translated as MSTRTLPLVFINLGGEMLYILDQRLRAQNIPTDKAKKVMNDIITTMFNKKFLEELFKPQELYSKKALRTVFDRLAHASIMRLNQASMDKLYDLMTMAFKYQVLLCPRPKDILLVTFNHMDAIKEFVRDTPSILSQVDETYTQLIEIYTPLSCGEFQLIRQTLLIFFQDMHIRVSIFLKDKVQNSNGRFVLPTSGPVPYGTHSPGLIRMLSCNGEEVKRLQFHDGGNYTAALREGSFELFGDRVIKLGTNMYSVSRPVETHMSGTSKISSQHTKVNTIPNPLAKEELNLLAKLMGGLEVRKPSNTDSGFRVNLFATDEEEEEALISRPAELSYGVINIQATKDNLANAELAKIMGEFTESDEPVPSSSSKGDDLLAMMDGL; from the exons ATGTCGACGCGAACTCTGCCTCTTGTGTTCATTAATCTCGGAGGGGAAATGCTGTACATCTTGGACCAGCGCCTGCGCGCTCAGAATATCCCAACCGACAAAGCTAAGAAAG TGATGAATGACATAATCACCACGATGTTCAACAAGAAATTCTTAGAGGAGCTGTTCAAGCCACAAGAGCTGTACTCCAAGAAGGCTTTGAGGACGGTCTTTGATCGACTTGCCCATGCCTCTATTATGAGACTTAACCAAGCCAGTATGGACAAG CTTTATGACTTGATGACTATGGCATTTAAATATCAAGTCCTTTTATGCCCTCGTCCTAAAGATATTCTTCTTGTGACCTTCAATCACATGGATGCAATAAAGGAATTTGTGCGGGATACCCCCAGCATTCTCAGCCAAGTGGATGAAACATACACTCAACTCATAGAG ATATATACTCCTTTATCTTGTGGGGAATTTCAACTAATTAGACAAACATTGCTAATCTTTTTTCAGGATATGCATATACGA GTATCCATATTTCTGAAAGACAAAGTGCAAAACTCCAATGGACGCTTTGTACTTCCTACATCAGGACCTGTTCCATATGGCACACACTCTCCAGGACTTATACG AATGTTAAGCTGTAATGGTGAGGAGGTGAAGAGGTTGCAGTTTCATGATGGGGGAAACTATACAGCTGCTCTCCGTGAGGGTTCTTTTGAGCTGTTTGGTGACCGAGTTATCAAACTAGGCACAAACAT GTACAGTGTAAGTCGCCCAGTGGAGACACACATGTCTGGAACGTCCAAAATTTCTTCACAACATACAAAG GTCAACACAATACCAAACCCACTGGCAAAAGAAGAGCTGAATCTACTTGCTAAGCTGATGGGAGGTTTGGAGGTTCGAAAACCAAGCAACACTGACTCTGGTTTCCGTGTCAACCTCTTTGCtacagatgaggaggaaga GGAAGCTTTGATCTCAAGACCAGCAGAGCTCTCTTATGGAGTTATAAATATCCAAGCAACCAAG GACAATCTGGCCAATGCAGAATTGGCAAAGATCATGGGGGAGTTCACTGAGTCAGACGAGCCAGTTCCAAGCTCCAGCAGCAAAGGTGATGACCTTTTGGCTATGATGGATGGCCTCTGA
- the oscp1b gene encoding protein OSCP1 isoform X1, which translates to MSTRTLPLVFINLGGEMLYILDQRLRAQNIPTDKAKKATVAGWIEEDRKRVMNDIITTMFNKKFLEELFKPQELYSKKALRTVFDRLAHASIMRLNQASMDKLYDLMTMAFKYQVLLCPRPKDILLVTFNHMDAIKEFVRDTPSILSQVDETYTQLIEIYTPLSCGEFQLIRQTLLIFFQDMHIRVSIFLKDKVQNSNGRFVLPTSGPVPYGTHSPGLIRMLSCNGEEVKRLQFHDGGNYTAALREGSFELFGDRVIKLGTNMYSVSRPVETHMSGTSKISSQHTKVNTIPNPLAKEELNLLAKLMGGLEVRKPSNTDSGFRVNLFATDEEEEEALISRPAELSYGVINIQATKDNLANAELAKIMGEFTESDEPVPSSSSKGDDLLAMMDGL; encoded by the exons ATGTCGACGCGAACTCTGCCTCTTGTGTTCATTAATCTCGGAGGGGAAATGCTGTACATCTTGGACCAGCGCCTGCGCGCTCAGAATATCCCAACCGACAAAGCTAAGAAAG CCACTGTAGCAGGATGGATAGAGGAGGACAGAAAAAGAG TGATGAATGACATAATCACCACGATGTTCAACAAGAAATTCTTAGAGGAGCTGTTCAAGCCACAAGAGCTGTACTCCAAGAAGGCTTTGAGGACGGTCTTTGATCGACTTGCCCATGCCTCTATTATGAGACTTAACCAAGCCAGTATGGACAAG CTTTATGACTTGATGACTATGGCATTTAAATATCAAGTCCTTTTATGCCCTCGTCCTAAAGATATTCTTCTTGTGACCTTCAATCACATGGATGCAATAAAGGAATTTGTGCGGGATACCCCCAGCATTCTCAGCCAAGTGGATGAAACATACACTCAACTCATAGAG ATATATACTCCTTTATCTTGTGGGGAATTTCAACTAATTAGACAAACATTGCTAATCTTTTTTCAGGATATGCATATACGA GTATCCATATTTCTGAAAGACAAAGTGCAAAACTCCAATGGACGCTTTGTACTTCCTACATCAGGACCTGTTCCATATGGCACACACTCTCCAGGACTTATACG AATGTTAAGCTGTAATGGTGAGGAGGTGAAGAGGTTGCAGTTTCATGATGGGGGAAACTATACAGCTGCTCTCCGTGAGGGTTCTTTTGAGCTGTTTGGTGACCGAGTTATCAAACTAGGCACAAACAT GTACAGTGTAAGTCGCCCAGTGGAGACACACATGTCTGGAACGTCCAAAATTTCTTCACAACATACAAAG GTCAACACAATACCAAACCCACTGGCAAAAGAAGAGCTGAATCTACTTGCTAAGCTGATGGGAGGTTTGGAGGTTCGAAAACCAAGCAACACTGACTCTGGTTTCCGTGTCAACCTCTTTGCtacagatgaggaggaaga GGAAGCTTTGATCTCAAGACCAGCAGAGCTCTCTTATGGAGTTATAAATATCCAAGCAACCAAG GACAATCTGGCCAATGCAGAATTGGCAAAGATCATGGGGGAGTTCACTGAGTCAGACGAGCCAGTTCCAAGCTCCAGCAGCAAAGGTGATGACCTTTTGGCTATGATGGATGGCCTCTGA
- the pl8l1 gene encoding plac8-like protein 1, with amino-acid sequence MSNPVITHQPGAATYGTNVQTGDWSTGLCSCCSDLLVCAVGCICPIALSCYTANKYGENACLACVPGGMAAMRTHMRLTYGIQGTICNDALMTCCCGIFETCRMAREIRIRNGEA; translated from the exons ATGTCAAACCCAGTCATTACTCATCAGCCGGGTGCAGCCACCTATGGCACCAACGTACAGACAGGAGACTGGAGCACTGGCCTCTGCTCCTGCTGTAGTGACCTCCTCGTCT GTGCCGTTGGTTGCATCTGTCCAATTGCACTGAGCTGCTACACAGCAAATAAGTATGGTGAAAACGCATGCCTTGCATGTGTTCCTGGAGGCATGGCCGCTATGAGGACACACATGAGACTGACCTACGGCATTCAA GGTACAATATGCAATGACGCCCTAATGACCTGCTGCTGTGGAATATTTGAGACATGTCGAATGGCCAGAGAAATTCGTATTAGAAATGGAGAGGCCTAA